Within Tribolium castaneum strain GA2 chromosome 10, icTriCast1.1, whole genome shotgun sequence, the genomic segment TGGATTTAAAGAGATGGGGTCACTTCTATATGAAAGTTTTCCTTTTGTTCGGCACCGGTGGACTTGTTTTAGCCATGGAACCGATGTGTTCGCCGGGCTTAGATTTCGGAGGGTGTAAGTTGAATGTGATAGTGTGGGCGCAAATAATTACAGGGTTATTTTAGACACGGTACCCCAAGGAGACATCGTAATAGAATACGGAAATCCATTAGATATAATATGCGTCTTacttaataatagtaaaaatatactcgGCCCCGATGCTAGTCTTAATTTATCGTTTGTGAGAAACCAGGATGCGGTTCCGCCCGAAATGGTAAGagatttttttcgtttgatTCTTCCTCATTGGGTGTTTTAGATCGAAGTGATAAACTCCACAGCCATTAAATTACACATTGATAAGCCACCTAAAGTATCAAGTGATACCTACTCCTGTCTTCAATATAACAAAAGTGCGGTTTGTATGAACTGTGTCACTGTTGGAAGTACGTCTAATTAATTGTTTGGTACAATTGGTAATGTTTGATTTGTAGCGAAACCTCAACCTGTCACCGATTTTGAATGCATAAGCTACAATTATGACAACCTCACGTGCACATGGACGCCTCccgaaaattacattaaaacaaCCTACAACCTGACATTCACTCTAGGGGGCAGGGCAGCTCGGTAAAGCtcaaataattgaataaaaaaataaataattgaacaCCCGGCTTTAGGTACATTCAAGCGTGCCCTCATATTGACTACTCCGAAAAAACGAAACGCATGAGCTGCATGTGGAACGTCTCCACGACCCCACAATACCGCCAAGTGCACGAGGTGTACAATTTCAATCTCACGATGGAAAACAAATTCGGAACACATCGGCAGAGTTACCCCTTCCAACACTTTGCGCACGGTAAGCCAAAACGAGCGAAAATTCCAGCCATGACTCTTCTTTTAGTATTGTCTGGCCCTCCCGAGAATCTCACAGTTATAAACACAACCTCGTCTTCGATCTATCTCTACTGGATGGTGCCCCTTTCCATGCGCACGTTCTGGCCAGGGGTGCACCACCGGATTCTCTACCAATGCGAATACTACGAAAAGAAGTGGCACTTCGGCGGCGAAATCAAGGAAAACCCAAAAAGATACGAGATTTATTTCAACTTGACCAACCTAAAATACGCACACGCCTTATGCGACATCCGCGTCTCGCTAAGATCGGCCAAAGCTTTGCCTTCCGACGAGTCAATGTGGTCGAACAACGCCTCCATCACAGTCTGGACGAGTAGCAAAAGTAACAAACGGTTTATTTGTGCGACAAATTTCCCAAACTTTACTTCCAGTACCGGACGAGCCGCCGGAAACAAACGTCGGGAGTTTCGAAGTGGTGGCCTTTGGTAACAGCTTGCAAAATCGGGAGGCTTACGTTTACTGGAAACAAATCAAAGAGGAGCAAAAGAACGGACCCGATTTTCACTACGGCATTGCTGTGGAAGGCGAACCGGCGATACGACCGGTCGAATTCACCAACACTTACGCCAAGTTCGAAAATTTGTCCATCTCGACCAGCTACACGTTCAATATCTGGTCGGAAAATTCAAACGGGACTTCGGCGCGCAAATCGTCGGTTTTTATACCGAAACAGACAGATCGTACGTcctgatgattttttttacgttttcttTACGCTTTTTTTAGGTATTAAGGAGCCGTGGAGTTTCACTAAAGTTGAGTTCGGGGACGGTGTCTACGAATTGACTTGGGTGGCCCCAAAGTTGTTGGATAACCAGTACATTACAAACTACACGATTTTTTCCTGTAGCAATGAGCGAGATAGGCCCTACCAGTGCAACGTAAGTAGGTGGGAAAAATCGCGCCAAATAATTTCGATATTTCAGGGCATGTTGAACTGGACCGTGGTCTCGAGCAACACGACTTCGAAAACTATGATAGTTGAGAAgaacaaaattttccaatttgcGATTTCGGCAAACACGCATAACGGGAGCAGCGGCATGTTGTGGGCGTCCTGTACCGTCATCCACAACAAAAATATGggcaaaatgaaaaatgtttgGATAAATAGCGTCGGCTCAACTTTCATAGAAGTGGGCTGGAAGCTGGACTGCGCCGATCGGATCGGCAGCGTCGAAGGTTACGTTGTTTATTATTGCCCGATCAAATCGCCAATGCATACGGAATGCAAAGGTAATAATAGAATTGCAACATTGTTACTTTTTCTCACAACTCGAATCGATAGCGCCTCAAGCCAATCGCACCTTCGACGGAACTTCGATGCTCTCAAGCGGAAATATAACCGATCTGAACCCTTACACGACATACATGTTGACGGTTTCGGTGAAAACCAAGCATACGACTTTTAGCCAACAAAGCGATCCTTTGTACAACACCACGCTGGAAGATGGTAACTAACGCGAACGTGTCAGCTTTTCCTAAACTTTTCTTCCAGCTCCCAGCACACCTCCGCGTGATGTGACTATACAAAAAGTTACGAATTCGTCGATTAGAGTCGCGTGGAAGCCACCCGAAGCTCTCAATGGCATAATTCGCGATTATGTTGTTTATTGTTGCGTTAAAGGCTCGCTCTGCGAGAAAATTCCAGTCAAAACGGAACTAAACTACACGGTAAGTCTATTTCAGTTGTGGCCACaaccaaaaataacttttttcagaTAACTGGCCTCAAAAGCTTCGAAAACTATTCGATAGAACTCGAGGCTTGTACGACGAAGTGTTCAGGGAAGTCGGAAAGATTACAAGTGACGACTAGCATGGGCTGTAAGTGTTTGTCGCTGTAAAGCGTCATTATTAAATGCATGCAATTAAAAACTTCCAGtcaccacatttttttaatcacccCTAAAACTGATTACTCCAAAACGAAGATAGAAAcgttattcattatttttattagaaaataagaaaatatataaaaaagcttttatttaaaagatgcactaaaaaagaaaaaaattactgatcaACTGAAcaaagtaattctgtaatgccgtaTGTTACGATTTAGACCATTCCCAAAGCTTTAATAAATGTTGGAATCCTAAGCAGAAatattctccttttttttacataaaagcttttttaaacatttatttattttttcttaagtctttacttattctgatcgtctttttctctaaattgcagttttatttcattgtaCACCATTATTTTTCTGATCCACTTGGTATGTGGTAGAAAACAACTGTTAGCATTTGACAGCACATCctaatttctgttttgtgTCTACCATCCAACCTAAATGGATTTAGAaatcaatattattttaaaataataatgcttatacaacatttctttgtaacaaaacgtaatgaaaatgattaggtattaatatatttctgTAAATGTGTGAACAGTGCGCTTTTTACACACATACCGTGACTTCATAATATAACATGCGCTATGTACAAATCGAACATTCCATTTTAAAACTCTAACACCTCATTTAACCCTTTTAGAGGGTAATTAAGTATACAGACTGTTCGCGAAGTTGAGACGTTTTTTATAATACGAGATATTATGCATTATTCTTAAGAGTTTTAGCTTAAATTGTCTTAATAAAATGCTTTTAAGATAATTTTTAGGGTTTCTAAGTCCGGTCCTGTCTAACTGCCGTAATAAtcacaattattaattattaattaattattattataataatacgacattttcaataatgttacttttattttttttcacactCTAATTACTCTCTGAATGCCGCAGCTGCATTTTGATAGCATTGTCCAATGTCCATACAATTTCATTAAATCTGTAAGATTGTTATCATTGTAAAAGAGAGCCTTTTCGACTAACTAGATGACAATTGTAACAGTTTTACTTGATTAACACCAATggtcctttaatttttttgatctgaGCAGGGTCGGCttctataataaaaaaaaagttattgtattttaaaactcTAAGAACAATACTTGTTAGCACCTCTTAAAAGAAACACTTCAACCTTGCAAACTCCCTGTATAGAATTGCTTTATcgcgcagattacgtaagtatgcaaaatttcaatacaTTTAAACAACAGGAACTTTCTTAAATTTGTcttggaaaatatgaaacagacagacagacaataaagcaagttaaatgaaagcttttaataaaaaaagagaatttgttaaattattacagTGGCCACTTtgttgactttttttttacttctatACTTTTTAATCAACGACGTCCAGATAAACACAAACCGCAAACACATGGTTGAATTGATTGAAATTTTAGGAAATTGGATCAGTGCAAATAGTAAGCGGAAAGGTGCAGAAGGATTGGTGAAAGTTTTGATAAGCTTAGAAATGTTCTAATGGTTATTTCAAttctaaaatctttaaaacacCACCAGAAAACTGAGATGATTTGAACGTATCATTAGAGCAGAAGCATTGCATGAAGTTAAATGTACGCAAGGGCTTGTAAAACACTTTAGACTGCATGGGGAGAAATGGTCATCATTTTGAACACTTTCGGTTATTGAGTACCGACTCGAAATGTGTTTTATAAGAAAATGTTATGAATAAACattcaaatttgttttgtgcATTTTATACAACACACAGTAAAAGAGTTTacgtaattttataaaaaataattaaaactatctTACCTTCTATTTGGGGAACCACAAGAGGG encodes:
- the dome gene encoding cytokine receptor, with protein sequence MDLKRWGHFYMKVFLLFGTGGLVLAMEPMCSPGLDFGGYTVPQGDIVIEYGNPLDIICVLLNNSKNILGPDASLNLSFVRNQDAVPPEMIEVINSTAIKLHIDKPPKVSSDTYSCLQYNKSAVCMNCVTVGTKPQPVTDFECISYNYDNLTCTWTPPENYIKTTYNLTFTLGGRAARYIQACPHIDYSEKTKRMSCMWNVSTTPQYRQVHEVYNFNLTMENKFGTHRQSYPFQHFAHVLSGPPENLTVINTTSSSIYLYWMVPLSMRTFWPGVHHRILYQCEYYEKKWHFGGEIKENPKRYEIYFNLTNLKYAHALCDIRVSLRSAKALPSDESMWSNNASITVWTSSKIPDEPPETNVGSFEVVAFGNSLQNREAYVYWKQIKEEQKNGPDFHYGIAVEGEPAIRPVEFTNTYAKFENLSISTSYTFNIWSENSNGTSARKSSVFIPKQTDRIKEPWSFTKVEFGDGVYELTWVAPKLLDNQYITNYTIFSCSNERDRPYQCNGMLNWTVVSSNTTSKTMIVEKNKIFQFAISANTHNGSSGMLWASCTVIHNKNMGKMKNVWINSVGSTFIEVGWKLDCADRIGSVEGYVVYYCPIKSPMHTECKAPQANRTFDGTSMLSSGNITDLNPYTTYMLTVSVKTKHTTFSQQSDPLYNTTLEDAPSTPPRDVTIQKVTNSSIRVAWKPPEALNGIIRDYVVYCCVKGSLCEKIPVKTELNYTITGLKSFENYSIELEACTTKCSGKSERLQVTTSMGYPSKIRKPTVDLRNDTSITIVWNEPEEPSGRNDYYVVQFRQKHKSENKTFQYNTTKRKFVIENCGDGGKFNAFYISVKAVNKIDNRSYDGPWSDELENYCETPINYIMYLLLFVAIVAVVSVGFFSTRLYNHCKFMRDVEVKLPPGLAPVVADHTLVPWSTEKRQDPGDSHSPPDEELLLVKMSEGRHFSGDSSGCSSGHESVTSSLESGTHISSSSDSGTEQPAAYSVMEASSDTPYISVTGGSEASSPYVMTGDAVKTINPGYIPFTQPPDFGGGLDAKGDSPYISVTATDATKMGYKPSSEVSDESSPYVMTGDAPKTINPGYIPFNQTEPMKNSYVHITF